A single region of the Pseudomonas sp. GGS8 genome encodes:
- a CDS encoding electron transfer flavoprotein subunit beta, with the protein MSTKIISLVSIGAHPTSGRPRRAEQDARAVELGLQLAGDNLQVLHAGDVAEPALRAYLGMGLEQLHVLEQPAGADALPALTAYLRDAGAQVVLTGSQAETGEGSGMLPFLLAESLGWPLVVGLAQVESIDGGSALVLQALPRGQRRRLKVRLPFLATVDNAAPKPRQSAYGPARRGVLQADEVEVVDDELLAVATLQPAKPRPKRLKVIKAKSGADRMKAATAKASGGGGQVLKGVSAQAGAEAILKLLIEEGVVR; encoded by the coding sequence ATGAGCACGAAAATCATCAGCCTGGTGTCCATCGGCGCCCACCCGACCTCCGGCCGGCCACGCCGCGCCGAGCAGGACGCGCGGGCCGTTGAGCTGGGTCTGCAACTGGCTGGGGATAACCTGCAAGTGCTGCACGCCGGCGACGTCGCGGAACCGGCGCTGCGTGCCTATCTGGGCATGGGCCTGGAACAGTTGCATGTGCTGGAACAACCGGCCGGCGCGGATGCGCTGCCGGCATTGACCGCTTATTTGCGTGACGCCGGGGCACAGGTGGTGTTGACCGGCAGCCAGGCGGAAACCGGTGAAGGCTCGGGCATGTTGCCGTTCCTGCTGGCCGAAAGCCTCGGTTGGCCGCTGGTGGTGGGTTTGGCGCAAGTCGAATCCATCGACGGCGGTTCGGCGCTGGTGCTGCAGGCCTTGCCTCGCGGGCAGCGTCGTCGTCTGAAAGTGCGCCTGCCGTTTCTGGCGACTGTGGATAACGCGGCGCCCAAGCCTCGGCAGAGCGCCTACGGTCCGGCGCGACGCGGAGTATTGCAGGCAGATGAAGTTGAAGTGGTCGACGATGAACTGCTGGCAGTGGCCACGCTGCAACCGGCCAAGCCACGACCCAAACGCTTGAAAGTGATCAAGGCCAAGAGCGGTGCAGACCGCATGAAGGCCGCGACGGCCAAGGCCAGTGGCGGTGGCGGGCAAGTGCTCAAGGGCGTGAGCGCGCAAGCGGGCGCTGAAGCCATCCTCAAGTTGTTGATTGAAGAAGGCGTGGTCCGCTGA
- a CDS encoding GNAT family N-acetyltransferase — MEVEFRPALRTDAREIARLFQISSEGASDYIWSQLAEPGQDLLEVGAIRYAREDVDFSYQNCLIAQAEGKVIGMLHSYVMRHDPQAAPVTDPVLAPYATMEIPDTLYISSLALHEGWRNQGLGQQFLAYAYDRANQLGLNGLSLIDYAVNTGARRFYERHGFRIVDTCTITPHPMIRVTGEAYLMYRP, encoded by the coding sequence ATGGAAGTTGAATTTCGTCCCGCATTGCGCACGGATGCGCGCGAGATTGCTCGTTTGTTCCAGATTTCGTCAGAGGGGGCTTCGGATTACATCTGGAGTCAGCTGGCGGAGCCCGGGCAGGATCTGCTGGAAGTGGGGGCCATTCGTTACGCCCGTGAAGATGTTGATTTCTCCTATCAGAACTGCCTTATCGCGCAGGCCGAGGGGAAGGTCATCGGCATGCTGCACAGCTACGTGATGCGCCACGATCCTCAGGCCGCTCCCGTGACCGATCCGGTCCTGGCGCCGTATGCCACGATGGAAATCCCCGACACCCTTTATATTTCGAGCCTGGCCCTGCATGAGGGCTGGCGCAATCAGGGTTTGGGCCAACAATTCCTCGCCTATGCCTACGACCGTGCCAACCAGTTGGGGCTCAACGGCTTGAGCCTGATCGACTACGCGGTGAACACCGGCGCCCGGCGGTTTTATGAGCGGCATGGCTTCCGGATCGTCGATACCTGCACGATCACGCCTCACCCAATGATTCGGGTCACGGGGGAAGCCTATTTGATGTATCGGCCTTAA
- a CDS encoding GMC oxidoreductase, whose translation MTRIATPISDIKEHYDVIVIGSGYGGGIAASRLSRAGRRVCLLERGREIQPGEYPNTMLAATEELQVHDPDGHIGSRTGLFDLHVNAQQNVVVGCGLGGTSLINANVALEPEPGVFDDPRWPLAVREHRDTLLKDGYARAREMLKPNPYPKTAPTLPKLEANQKSADYLKQGAHFYKPPINVTFDKLPNNLNHVGVEQLPCNHCGDCVSGCNNKAKNTTLMNYLPDASNHGAEIFCQAEVRHLERDGDGWIVHFQYLDSGREKFSAPTLFVKADIVVVSAGTLGSTEILLRSRDKGLSTSNQLGENMSGNGDILGFGHNCDETINGIGFGAHPAKEMKPVGPCITSIIDMRTEGDWRSRMVIEEGSIPGALGRPMVPSMATFAGLIGKPTDDSFTGKLKYAERETESFLRGPYHGALHNMQTYLIMSHDDGKGRMVLDSKDQLRIDWPGVGEQENVKIGNERLHQSTKALGGIWVENPIWTELLKHSIVSVHPLGGCVMGEDATQGVVNHKGQVFSGASGTDVYAGLYVADGAVIPTSLAVNPLLTISAVSERNMGLLAADRGWHIDYTLPSAPRKPVAAPTLGVQFTETMKGYFSKEFTQPQGTDLKLYEAAAKRGKSDNSPIEFTLTITANDLNRMIKEPEHAATLVGTLDAPGLSPEPLTASNGVFNLFEEYQEQVGVRHMNYDMKLTAEDGSDYYFSAFKTVPEDNGVLNVWHDTSTLYVTLYRGPDKTGEVIGSGVMHIQPADFAKQMTTMKVLNARNERERIEGLARFGKFFAGILWESYGGVFAGDIYFNPDAPPRQKRPLDAPTPSVQFFQTEDSVQLRLTRYQGGSKGPVMLVHGLGVGSNIFSTDTIQTNLLEYLCKHEYDVWLLDFRVSILLPASKHEWNGDQIAQYDFKAAIEHIQQATLAADVQCVVHCYGATTFFMSLLAGLQGVRSVVCSQIAADTVVATATGLKAGLHLPGMLDAIGIKSLTAYADNKESWFNKLYDKALNVYARIEAQGYCTNPVCHRITFMYASLYRHDTLNETLHDNLHELFGESNIQTFEHLALILRKGHLVDFKGQDVYMPHFDRLTMPICFISGEDNQCYLPESTLRTYERVCKVHGPERYSRHVVPGYGHIDCMFGKNAVVDVYPIILQHLEKTALG comes from the coding sequence ATGACACGGATCGCCACGCCCATCAGCGATATCAAGGAACATTACGACGTGATCGTCATTGGCTCCGGCTACGGCGGCGGGATCGCGGCGTCGCGCCTGTCCCGGGCTGGCAGGCGGGTATGCCTGCTGGAGCGAGGCCGGGAAATCCAGCCCGGTGAATACCCCAATACGATGCTGGCGGCCACCGAAGAGCTGCAAGTGCATGACCCGGACGGGCACATCGGTTCGCGCACCGGGTTGTTCGACCTGCACGTCAACGCCCAGCAGAACGTAGTGGTCGGTTGCGGCCTGGGCGGCACCTCACTGATCAATGCCAACGTCGCGCTGGAACCGGAGCCCGGTGTGTTCGACGACCCGCGCTGGCCGCTGGCGGTGCGTGAACATCGCGACACACTGCTCAAGGACGGTTACGCCCGGGCTCGGGAGATGCTCAAGCCCAATCCCTATCCGAAAACTGCTCCGACCCTGCCCAAACTCGAGGCTAACCAGAAGTCCGCCGACTACCTCAAGCAAGGCGCGCACTTCTACAAGCCGCCGATCAATGTGACCTTCGACAAACTGCCGAACAACCTCAACCACGTCGGCGTCGAGCAGTTGCCGTGCAACCACTGCGGCGACTGCGTTTCGGGCTGTAACAACAAGGCCAAGAACACCACGTTGATGAATTACCTGCCGGATGCCAGCAACCACGGCGCAGAAATTTTCTGCCAGGCCGAGGTCCGGCATCTGGAGCGCGACGGCGATGGCTGGATCGTGCACTTCCAATACCTGGACAGCGGTCGCGAGAAATTCTCCGCGCCGACCCTGTTCGTCAAGGCGGACATCGTGGTGGTGTCGGCCGGCACTCTGGGCTCCACCGAAATCCTCCTGCGCTCTCGGGACAAAGGCCTGTCGACGTCCAATCAGCTCGGCGAAAACATGAGCGGCAACGGCGACATCCTCGGTTTTGGCCACAACTGCGATGAAACGATCAACGGCATCGGTTTCGGCGCCCATCCGGCCAAGGAAATGAAACCGGTCGGCCCGTGCATCACCTCAATCATCGACATGCGCACCGAAGGCGACTGGCGCAGCCGCATGGTCATCGAAGAAGGCTCGATCCCCGGCGCGCTGGGCCGGCCCATGGTGCCGAGCATGGCCACATTCGCCGGGTTGATCGGCAAACCCACCGATGACAGCTTCACCGGCAAGCTCAAGTACGCCGAGCGCGAAACCGAAAGCTTCCTGCGCGGCCCGTATCACGGCGCCCTGCACAACATGCAGACCTACCTGATCATGAGCCACGACGATGGCAAGGGCCGCATGGTGCTCGACAGCAAGGATCAGTTGCGCATCGACTGGCCGGGCGTTGGCGAGCAGGAAAACGTCAAGATCGGCAACGAGCGCCTGCACCAGAGCACCAAGGCCTTGGGCGGGATCTGGGTCGAAAACCCGATCTGGACCGAGTTGCTCAAGCACAGCATCGTTTCCGTGCACCCATTGGGCGGTTGTGTGATGGGCGAGGATGCGACGCAAGGGGTGGTCAACCACAAGGGCCAGGTGTTCAGCGGCGCCAGTGGCACCGATGTCTATGCCGGATTGTACGTCGCCGACGGCGCGGTGATCCCGACCTCCCTGGCGGTCAATCCGTTGCTGACCATCTCCGCCGTGAGCGAGCGCAACATGGGCCTGCTGGCCGCCGATCGCGGGTGGCACATCGACTACACGCTGCCCTCGGCACCGCGTAAACCGGTGGCGGCGCCGACCCTCGGCGTGCAGTTCACCGAAACCATGAAGGGCTATTTCTCCAAAGAATTCACCCAGCCGCAGGGCACCGATCTCAAACTTTACGAAGCGGCGGCCAAACGCGGCAAGTCGGATAACTCGCCGATCGAGTTCACCCTGACCATCACCGCCAACGACCTCAACCGCATGATCAAGGAGCCGGAACATGCCGCAACGCTGGTCGGTACTCTGGATGCGCCAGGCCTGTCGCCAGAGCCGCTGACCGCCAGCAATGGCGTGTTCAATCTGTTCGAGGAGTATCAGGAACAGGTTGGCGTGCGGCACATGAATTACGACATGAAACTGACTGCCGAGGACGGCAGCGATTATTACTTCAGCGCATTCAAGACTGTGCCCGAAGACAACGGCGTGCTGAACGTCTGGCACGACACCAGTACGCTCTACGTGACGCTGTATCGGGGACCGGACAAGACGGGCGAGGTGATTGGTTCGGGGGTGATGCACATCCAGCCGGCCGATTTTGCCAAGCAGATGACCACCATGAAGGTGCTCAATGCGCGCAACGAACGCGAGCGTATTGAAGGGCTGGCGCGGTTCGGCAAGTTCTTCGCTGGCATCTTGTGGGAGAGCTACGGCGGGGTATTCGCGGGCGACATCTACTTCAACCCCGATGCGCCGCCCCGGCAGAAACGTCCGTTGGACGCGCCGACGCCGAGTGTGCAGTTCTTCCAGACCGAAGACAGTGTCCAGCTACGCCTGACCCGCTATCAGGGCGGCAGCAAGGGGCCGGTGATGCTGGTGCATGGTTTGGGGGTGGGCTCGAATATTTTCTCCACCGACACCATCCAGACCAACCTGTTGGAGTACCTGTGCAAGCACGAGTACGACGTCTGGCTGCTGGATTTCCGGGTCAGCATCCTGCTGCCGGCCAGCAAGCACGAATGGAACGGCGACCAGATTGCCCAGTACGACTTCAAGGCCGCCATCGAGCATATCCAGCAGGCAACCCTCGCCGCTGACGTGCAGTGCGTGGTGCATTGCTATGGCGCGACGACTTTCTTCATGTCGCTGCTGGCGGGGTTGCAGGGCGTGCGTTCGGTGGTGTGTTCGCAGATTGCTGCGGACACGGTGGTCGCCACGGCAACGGGACTCAAGGCCGGTTTGCATTTGCCGGGGATGCTCGACGCCATCGGCATCAAATCCCTCACCGCGTATGCCGACAATAAGGAGAGCTGGTTCAACAAACTCTACGACAAGGCCCTCAACGTCTACGCCCGCATTGAGGCTCAAGGTTACTGCACCAACCCGGTGTGCCACCGCATCACCTTCATGTACGCGTCGCTGTACCGTCACGACACGCTCAACGAAACCCTGCACGACAACCTGCACGAGCTATTCGGTGAGTCGAACATACAGACCTTCGAACACCTGGCGCTGATCCTGCGCAAAGGCCATCTGGTGGACTTCAAGGGCCAGGACGTCTACATGCCGCACTTCGACCGGCTGACCATGCCGATCTGTTTCATCAGCGGCGAAGACAACCAGTGCTACTTGCCCGAAAGCACGCTCAGGACCTATGAGCGCGTGTGCAAAGTCCATGGACCGGAGCGCTACAGCCGGCATGTGGTGCCGGGATACGGGCATATCGACTGCATGTTCGGCAAGAACGCGGTGGTCGATGTGTACCCGATCATCCTGCAGCACCTGGAGAAAACCGCCCTCGGCTAG
- a CDS encoding metallophosphoesterase, with the protein MSLVSHWEHEYDKVKVRLHGLFTRLEMAWKKLVSELEPEEYQAIVALLQRGHDQAQYVLKHGDLSDDQPSVPWELSHGLSILHIGNASPLPQSVDELQTRVLKDGSLLGCRKWELLDLLWSEALLKWIENLRHHAPFATNPALMRMDSDVTLAIAGDWGTGPFDSHAPAVAVANQMQLAQADFTIHLGDVYYAGTRSQEDVDMVGWPMGKQGSFTLNSNHEMYSGAHGYFKELAKRFPAQQGTSYFALYNDDWLVIGLDTAYASDPINLYMDGSLNKQQIDWMKDLPRRKKVMVLSHHQGFDITGHTKTSLYQPVCDALGREPDYWYWGHLHNGICYATQGGLHARCAGHGAIPYGNASELNGHSRVLWSETQNARDEAYPDRVLNGYVKVRLVGENIEETFIGEDGSVRWSSSAH; encoded by the coding sequence ATGTCATTGGTCAGTCATTGGGAACATGAATACGACAAGGTGAAGGTGCGCCTGCACGGGCTGTTCACGCGGCTGGAAATGGCTTGGAAGAAGCTCGTCAGCGAGCTTGAGCCTGAGGAGTACCAGGCCATCGTCGCGTTGCTGCAACGGGGGCATGATCAGGCGCAATACGTGCTCAAGCACGGCGACTTGTCGGACGATCAACCGAGTGTGCCGTGGGAGTTGTCACACGGCTTGTCGATCCTGCACATCGGTAACGCCAGCCCCTTGCCGCAATCGGTAGACGAACTGCAGACCCGAGTGCTCAAGGACGGCAGCCTGCTCGGTTGTCGCAAATGGGAGCTGCTGGATCTGTTGTGGAGCGAAGCGCTACTGAAGTGGATCGAGAATCTGCGGCATCACGCGCCGTTCGCCACCAACCCGGCGCTGATGCGCATGGACAGCGACGTGACCCTGGCCATCGCCGGCGACTGGGGCACCGGGCCGTTCGACAGCCATGCCCCGGCAGTGGCGGTGGCCAATCAGATGCAACTGGCCCAGGCCGACTTCACCATCCATTTGGGGGATGTGTATTACGCTGGCACTCGCTCCCAGGAAGACGTCGACATGGTCGGCTGGCCGATGGGCAAGCAGGGCTCGTTCACCCTCAACTCCAACCACGAGATGTACAGCGGCGCCCATGGCTACTTCAAGGAACTGGCCAAGCGTTTCCCGGCGCAACAGGGCACCAGCTATTTTGCGTTGTACAACGATGACTGGCTGGTGATTGGGCTCGACACGGCTTATGCCTCGGACCCGATTAACCTGTACATGGACGGTTCGTTGAACAAACAGCAGATCGACTGGATGAAAGACTTGCCCAGACGCAAGAAGGTCATGGTGCTCAGTCATCACCAGGGCTTCGACATTACCGGGCATACCAAGACGTCGTTGTATCAGCCGGTGTGTGATGCCTTGGGTCGCGAGCCGGATTACTGGTACTGGGGGCATTTGCACAACGGTATCTGCTATGCCACTCAAGGTGGCTTGCATGCGCGCTGCGCCGGGCACGGGGCGATTCCTTACGGCAATGCCAGCGAGTTGAACGGGCATTCGCGGGTGCTGTGGTCGGAAACGCAAAATGCGCGGGATGAGGCGTACCCGGATCGGGTGTTGAACGGTTATGTGAAGGTGCGGCTGGTGGGGGAAAACATTGAAGAGACGTTTATCGGCGAGGATGGGTCGGTGCGGTGGTCTTCGTCAGCCCATTGA
- the gbcA gene encoding glycine-betaine demethylase subunit GbcA, with the protein MDVTTTLSLGDPLEPARKATAQMLQERERTFSLPQPFYSDERLFDIDMQEIFQKEWLIAGMTCEIPTKGNYLTLQVGKNPIIVIRGADGVVHAFHNVCRHRGSRLCTSEKGKVAKLVCHYHQWTYELDGRLLFAGTEMGADFDMKQYGLKPVNVKTAGGYIFISLAENPPAIDDFLSTLSHYMEPYDMENTKVAVQTTLMEKANWKLVLENNRECYHCNASHPELLKTLLEWDDVTDPRADQAFKDHVAASAAAWEAEKIPYAHASFGLRNRIVRMPLLKGTVSMTMDGKQGCAKLMGRIKNPDLGSMRILHLPHSWNHCMGDHIIVFTVWPISAQETMVTTKWIVHKDAVEGVDYDVERMRQVWDATNDQDRRLAEENQRGINSTAYQPGPYSKTYEFGVVNFVDWYSERLLNNLGAEPAPYLKGVPVQG; encoded by the coding sequence ATGGACGTCACCACCACCCTGAGCCTGGGCGATCCACTGGAACCCGCACGCAAGGCCACCGCGCAGATGCTGCAAGAACGCGAGCGCACTTTCTCGCTGCCGCAGCCGTTTTACTCTGACGAGCGGCTGTTTGATATCGACATGCAGGAAATTTTCCAGAAAGAGTGGTTGATCGCCGGCATGACCTGCGAGATCCCGACCAAGGGCAACTACCTGACCCTGCAAGTCGGCAAGAACCCGATCATCGTGATTCGCGGCGCCGACGGCGTGGTCCATGCGTTCCACAACGTCTGCCGCCACCGTGGTTCACGCCTGTGCACCAGTGAAAAAGGCAAGGTCGCCAAACTGGTCTGCCACTACCACCAGTGGACGTACGAACTGGACGGTCGCCTGCTGTTCGCCGGCACCGAAATGGGCGCCGACTTCGACATGAAGCAGTACGGCCTCAAGCCGGTGAACGTGAAGACCGCTGGCGGTTACATCTTCATCAGCCTGGCGGAAAACCCGCCAGCCATCGATGACTTCCTGTCGACGCTCAGCCATTACATGGAACCGTACGACATGGAGAACACCAAGGTGGCGGTGCAAACCACCTTGATGGAAAAAGCCAACTGGAAACTGGTGCTGGAAAACAACCGCGAGTGCTATCACTGCAACGCGTCGCACCCGGAGCTGCTGAAAACCCTGCTGGAATGGGACGACGTCACCGACCCGCGTGCCGATCAGGCCTTCAAGGACCACGTAGCCGCTTCCGCCGCTGCCTGGGAAGCCGAGAAGATCCCTTACGCCCACGCCAGTTTCGGCCTGCGTAACCGTATCGTGCGCATGCCGCTGCTCAAGGGCACCGTGTCGATGACCATGGACGGCAAACAGGGCTGCGCCAAACTGATGGGTCGAATCAAGAACCCGGACCTGGGCTCGATGCGCATCCTGCACCTGCCGCACTCGTGGAACCACTGCATGGGCGACCACATCATCGTGTTCACCGTGTGGCCGATCAGCGCTCAGGAAACCATGGTCACCACCAAGTGGATCGTGCACAAGGACGCGGTCGAAGGCGTGGACTACGACGTGGAGCGCATGCGCCAGGTCTGGGATGCCACCAACGACCAGGACCGTCGCCTGGCCGAAGAGAACCAGCGCGGGATCAACTCCACCGCGTACCAGCCAGGGCCTTACTCCAAGACCTATGAGTTTGGTGTGGTGAACTTTGTGGACTGGTACAGCGAGCGTCTGTTGAACAACCTGGGGGCCGAGCCTGCGCCGTACCTCAAAGGCGTGCCGGTTCAAGGCTAA
- the gbcB gene encoding glycine-betaine demethylase subunit GbcB: MSNSFLNPVTTQTWANGRHIVRCVKVIQETWDVRTFCFMADQPILFFFKPGQFVTLELEIDGVPIMRSYTISSSPSVPYSFSVTIKRVPGGKVSNWLHDTLHEGQELAVHGPVGLFNAMDFPAPKVLYLSGGVGITPCMSMARWFYDTNGNVDMVFIHSARSPKDIIYHRELEHMASRIDNFSLHLICEKHGLGEPWAGYRGYLNHKMLELMAPDFLEREVFCCGPTPYMNAVKRMLEAAGFDMKRYHEESFGATPPEARADAVEQAEQAADAPEIDAADLHQVEFTASGKSIRVAPGETVHAAAAKLGLMIPKACGMGICGTCKVMKLGGEVEMDHNGGITEEDEAEGFILSCCSVPKGDVRIEF; encoded by the coding sequence ATGTCCAACAGCTTCCTGAACCCGGTAACCACCCAGACCTGGGCCAATGGTCGACACATTGTCCGTTGTGTCAAAGTCATCCAGGAAACCTGGGATGTGCGCACCTTCTGCTTTATGGCCGACCAGCCGATCCTGTTCTTCTTCAAGCCCGGGCAATTCGTCACCCTGGAGCTGGAAATCGACGGCGTGCCGATCATGCGCTCCTACACCATTTCCAGTTCGCCGTCGGTGCCGTACAGCTTTTCGGTGACCATCAAGCGCGTGCCGGGGGGCAAGGTGTCCAACTGGCTGCACGACACCCTGCATGAAGGCCAGGAACTGGCGGTGCACGGGCCGGTCGGGCTGTTCAACGCCATGGACTTCCCCGCTCCGAAAGTACTCTACCTGAGCGGCGGCGTCGGCATCACGCCGTGCATGTCCATGGCGCGCTGGTTCTATGACACCAACGGCAATGTCGACATGGTGTTTATCCACAGCGCCCGTTCGCCCAAAGACATCATTTACCACCGCGAGCTGGAGCACATGGCATCGCGGATCGATAACTTCAGCCTGCACCTGATCTGCGAGAAGCATGGTCTGGGCGAGCCGTGGGCCGGTTATCGCGGTTACCTGAATCACAAGATGCTCGAACTGATGGCGCCGGACTTCCTTGAGCGTGAAGTCTTCTGCTGCGGCCCGACCCCGTACATGAACGCGGTCAAGCGCATGCTCGAGGCGGCGGGTTTCGACATGAAGCGTTATCACGAAGAGTCCTTCGGCGCGACGCCGCCGGAAGCTCGTGCCGACGCGGTGGAGCAAGCCGAGCAAGCAGCGGACGCGCCGGAAATCGACGCGGCGGATCTGCACCAGGTGGAATTCACCGCCTCTGGCAAGAGCATCCGCGTGGCTCCGGGCGAAACCGTCCACGCCGCTGCCGCCAAACTTGGCCTGATGATCCCCAAGGCCTGCGGGATGGGCATCTGCGGGACGTGCAAGGTGATGAAGCTGGGCGGCGAAGTGGAGATGGACCACAACGGCGGGATCACCGAGGAGGATGAAGCCGAAGGGTTCATTCTGTCGTGCTGCAGCGTGCCGAAGGGGGATGTGCGGATCGAGTTTTAA
- a CDS encoding NAD(P)-dependent oxidoreductase gives MSLQGKTLFITGASRGIGREIALRAAKDGANIVIAAKSAAPHPKLPGTIFSVAAEVEAAGGKALALEVDVRDETIVQQAMIDASEHFGGIDALINNAGAIKLTGVQHIELKRFDLMHQINTRAVLLCSQAALPYLKKNGGHILNLSPPLNLATKWFAQYSPYTITKYGMSMLTLGMSEEFVAYGISVNSLWPQTMIATAAIEFQLGSRESFKHARTPAIMADAAHVILDSSGRSITGRLLIDEEILREHGTTEFSHYRYEPDSETTLMLDLFVD, from the coding sequence ATGTCACTACAAGGCAAAACCCTGTTCATCACCGGCGCCAGTCGCGGGATCGGCCGCGAAATCGCGCTGCGGGCAGCAAAGGATGGGGCCAACATCGTGATTGCCGCGAAAAGCGCCGCCCCTCACCCCAAACTGCCCGGCACTATTTTCAGCGTGGCGGCGGAAGTCGAAGCCGCGGGCGGCAAGGCGCTAGCCCTGGAAGTGGATGTGCGCGATGAAACCATCGTGCAGCAGGCCATGATCGACGCCAGCGAGCATTTCGGCGGCATCGACGCGCTGATCAACAATGCCGGGGCGATCAAACTGACCGGGGTGCAGCACATCGAACTCAAGCGCTTCGACTTGATGCACCAGATCAACACTCGCGCCGTGCTGCTGTGCAGTCAGGCCGCCCTGCCCTATCTGAAAAAAAACGGCGGGCACATCCTCAACCTGTCACCACCGCTGAACCTGGCCACCAAATGGTTCGCCCAGTACAGCCCCTACACGATCACCAAATACGGCATGAGCATGCTCACCCTGGGCATGAGCGAGGAATTCGTCGCCTACGGCATCAGCGTCAACTCCCTGTGGCCGCAGACCATGATTGCCACGGCCGCCATCGAGTTTCAGCTGGGCTCTCGGGAGTCGTTCAAGCATGCGCGCACGCCAGCGATCATGGCGGATGCGGCGCACGTCATCCTGGACAGCAGCGGCCGCAGCATTACCGGGCGGTTGCTGATTGATGAAGAGATCTTGCGCGAACACGGAACGACCGAGTTTTCCCACTATCGCTATGAACCGGACAGCGAAACTACGTTGATGCTCGATCTGTTCGTGGATTGA
- a CDS encoding low specificity L-threonine aldolase — protein MTDKSQQFASDNYSGICPEAWAAMEQANHGHQRAYGDDEWTARASDQFRKLFETDCEVFFAFNGTAANSLALSSLCQSYHSVICSETAHVETDECGAPEFFSNGSKLLIARTENGKLTPESIREIALKRQDIHYPKPRVVTLTQATEVGSVYTPEEIRAISVTCKELGLNLHMDGARFSNACAYLGCSPADLTWKAGVDVLCFGGTKNGMAVGEAILFFNHKLAEDFDYRCKQAGQLASKMRFLSAPWVGILENDAWLKYARHANHCAQLLAELVSDIPGVELMFPVQANGVFLQLSEPAIAALTAKSWRFYTFIGNGGARFMCSWDTEEERVRELAADIREVMTA, from the coding sequence ATGACCGACAAGAGCCAACAATTCGCCAGCGACAACTACTCCGGTATCTGCCCTGAAGCCTGGGCTGCCATGGAACAGGCCAACCACGGCCACCAACGCGCTTACGGCGACGATGAGTGGACCGCACGTGCGTCCGATCAATTCCGTAAGCTGTTCGAAACCGACTGCGAAGTGTTCTTCGCTTTCAACGGCACCGCAGCCAACTCGTTGGCCCTGTCGTCGCTGTGCCAGAGTTACCACAGCGTGATCTGCTCGGAAACCGCCCACGTCGAAACCGACGAATGCGGCGCGCCGGAGTTTTTCTCCAACGGTTCCAAGCTGCTCATCGCCCGCACCGAAAACGGCAAGCTGACCCCGGAATCGATCCGCGAAATCGCCCTCAAGCGCCAGGACATCCACTACCCGAAACCGCGCGTCGTGACCCTGACCCAGGCCACTGAAGTCGGCAGCGTGTACACCCCGGAAGAAATCCGCGCCATCAGCGTCACCTGTAAAGAACTGGGCCTGAACCTGCACATGGACGGTGCCCGTTTCTCCAACGCCTGCGCATACCTGGGTTGCTCGCCAGCCGACCTGACCTGGAAGGCCGGCGTCGACGTGCTGTGCTTTGGCGGTACGAAAAACGGCATGGCGGTGGGCGAAGCGATTCTGTTCTTCAACCACAAACTGGCCGAAGACTTCGACTACCGCTGCAAACAGGCAGGGCAACTGGCGTCGAAGATGCGCTTCCTCTCGGCCCCTTGGGTCGGGATTCTGGAAAACGACGCTTGGCTCAAATACGCCCGCCACGCCAACCACTGCGCGCAGTTGCTGGCGGAACTAGTGAGCGACATTCCTGGCGTAGAGCTGATGTTCCCGGTGCAGGCCAACGGCGTGTTCCTGCAACTGTCGGAACCGGCCATCGCCGCGCTGACCGCCAAGAGCTGGCGCTTCTACACCTTCATCGGCAACGGCGGCGCGCGGTTCATGTGCTCGTGGGACACCGAAGAAGAACGCGTGCGGGAACTGGCGGCAGATATCCGGGAAGTGATGACGGCCTGA